A region of Myxococcus stipitatus DSM 14675 DNA encodes the following proteins:
- a CDS encoding AMP-binding protein: MSAFPTVASPASSLLPSSASPPPTSGSTRPPSAFDASTLRNTGAALLHGSKLVLAPPHALSLDELASLLLQERISSLWLTAALFEQMASLQPSALASVSQLLAGGDALPPSRVREHLSRLPLGHLFVNGYGPTENTTFSATFPLRHGDSFSLTEKG; encoded by the coding sequence GTGTCTGCATTCCCCACCGTGGCGTCACCCGCCTCGTCTCTTCTTCCTTCATCCGCTTCTCCCCCTCCGACGTCTGGCTCCACGCGGCCCCCGTCCGCCTTCGACGCCTCCACCCTCCGAAATACTGGGGCGGCTCTCCTCCACGGCTCCAAGCTCGTCCTCGCTCCTCCTCACGCCCTCTCTCTCGACGAGCTCGCTTCCCTCCTCCTCCAGGAGCGCATCTCTTCTCTCTGGCTGACGGCTGCCCTCTTCGAGCAGATGGCTTCTCTCCAGCCCTCCGCTCTCGCCTCCGTCTCCCAGCTCCTCGCTGGTGGCGACGCTCTTCCTCCTTCTCGCGTCCGCGAGCACCTCTCTCGCCTCCCCCTTGGCCACCTCTTCGTCAACGGCTACGGGCCCACCGAGAACACCACCTTCTCCGCCACCTTCCCCCTCCGCCACGGCGACTCCTTCTCCCTCACCGAGAAGGGGTGA
- a CDS encoding phosphopantetheine-binding protein — translation MTPGARLYRTGDLVRWLPDGSLEFLGRSDFQVKVRGFRIELGEVEAALRLFPGVHEAAVLAREDIPGDKRLVAYFTSSEGQGVDSSSLRSFLLQRLPEYMVPAALVSLPSFPLSPNGKLDRKALPPPDFASAASSDADFVEPSSPAQARLASIFSDVLGLPRVSIHSDFFELGGHSLLATQVVSRIRSAFNVELPLGELFSSPTVALLAERLESLSSSRVLPLVPADRTQALPLSFASSASGSSTSSSPATPPTTSPGSSSSRLLTQTRSFSPSAPDSAPRSPPHPLRPR, via the coding sequence GTGACTCCCGGCGCTCGCCTCTACCGCACCGGCGACCTCGTCCGCTGGCTCCCCGACGGCTCTCTCGAGTTCCTCGGCCGCTCCGACTTCCAGGTGAAGGTCCGCGGCTTCCGCATCGAGCTCGGTGAAGTCGAGGCTGCTCTCCGCCTCTTCCCAGGCGTCCACGAGGCCGCTGTCCTCGCTCGTGAGGACATCCCCGGCGACAAGCGTCTCGTCGCCTACTTCACTTCCTCCGAAGGCCAGGGCGTCGACTCCTCCTCCCTTCGCTCCTTCCTCCTCCAGCGCCTGCCCGAGTACATGGTGCCGGCCGCTCTCGTCTCTCTCCCGTCCTTCCCCCTCTCACCCAACGGCAAGCTCGACAGGAAGGCCCTCCCTCCTCCCGACTTCGCCTCTGCGGCCTCTTCCGACGCGGACTTCGTCGAGCCTTCCTCTCCTGCGCAGGCTCGGCTCGCCTCCATCTTCTCCGACGTCCTCGGCCTCCCTCGCGTCAGCATCCACTCCGACTTCTTCGAGCTGGGTGGCCACTCCCTCCTCGCCACTCAAGTCGTCTCCCGCATCCGCTCCGCCTTCAACGTCGAGCTCCCCCTCGGCGAGCTCTTCTCTTCTCCCACCGTTGCTCTTCTCGCCGAGCGCCTCGAGAGCCTCTCCTCTTCTCGCGTCCTGCCTCTCGTCCCCGCCGACAGGACTCAGGCCCTCCCGCTCTCCTTCGCCAGCAGCGCCTCTGGTTCCTCGACCAGCTCCAGCCCGGCAACTCCACCTACAACATCCCCTGGGTCCTCAAGCTCTCGGCTCCTCACCCAGACGCGCTCCTTCAGTCCCTCCGCGCCTGACTCAGCGCCACGAAGTCCTCCGCACCCACTTCGCCCTCGTTGA